A single region of the Paroceanicella profunda genome encodes:
- a CDS encoding PQQ-dependent sugar dehydrogenase yields MLATHRALCAITLLLTACSGAGREGGPMGVGPDPTLPEPRTSLVPTLNIAPATGWPEGTAPTPAEGLTVQAFATGLDHPRWLHVLPNGDVLVAESNKQPAAPSGLRSLVEEQLMAAAGAGSPSADRITLLRDADHDGIAETRTILRDGLTSPFGMALVGDTLYVADTDALLAFPYTEGATRIDAPATQVVALPSGPPNRHWTKGLTAGPDGLLYVSIGSNSDHGEGGMAAEAGRAAIWQVDPAAASARPFATGLRNPVGLGFEPDSGALWVVVNERDELGDDLVPDYLTSVPDGANFGWPWLYYGTRPDPRVDQDAPGRVTSARMPDYALGSHVAPLGLSFAQGARLGPRFAQGAFIGEHGSWNRRPASGYAVVFVPFVDGRPAGHPVDVLTGFRSPQGDARGRPVGVAVAADGALLVADDVGNTIWRVTAAK; encoded by the coding sequence ATGCTGGCGACCCACAGGGCGCTCTGCGCCATCACCCTCCTCCTCACCGCCTGCAGCGGCGCCGGCCGCGAAGGGGGCCCCATGGGCGTCGGGCCGGACCCGACCCTGCCCGAGCCGCGGACCAGCCTCGTGCCCACGCTCAACATCGCCCCGGCCACCGGCTGGCCCGAGGGCACCGCGCCGACCCCCGCCGAGGGCCTCACCGTACAGGCCTTCGCCACCGGGCTGGACCATCCGCGCTGGCTCCACGTCCTGCCCAACGGCGACGTTCTGGTTGCGGAGAGCAACAAGCAGCCCGCCGCGCCCTCCGGCCTGCGCTCCCTCGTGGAGGAGCAGCTGATGGCCGCCGCCGGCGCCGGGAGCCCCAGCGCCGACCGCATCACCCTGCTGCGCGACGCGGACCATGACGGCATCGCCGAGACCCGCACCATCCTGCGCGACGGGCTCACCTCGCCCTTCGGCATGGCGCTGGTGGGCGACACGCTCTACGTGGCGGACACGGACGCGCTGCTGGCCTTCCCCTACACCGAGGGCGCCACGCGGATCGACGCGCCGGCCACGCAGGTCGTCGCGCTGCCCTCCGGGCCGCCGAACCGGCACTGGACCAAGGGGCTCACCGCCGGGCCGGACGGCCTGCTCTACGTCTCCATCGGTTCGAACAGCGACCACGGGGAGGGCGGCATGGCGGCGGAAGCCGGGCGCGCCGCGATCTGGCAGGTGGACCCGGCCGCGGCGTCCGCGCGCCCCTTCGCCACCGGGCTGCGCAACCCCGTGGGCCTCGGCTTCGAGCCCGACAGCGGCGCGCTCTGGGTCGTGGTGAACGAGCGCGACGAGCTGGGCGACGACCTGGTGCCCGACTATCTCACCTCCGTGCCCGACGGCGCGAACTTCGGCTGGCCCTGGCTCTACTACGGCACCCGTCCGGACCCGCGCGTGGACCAGGACGCCCCGGGCCGCGTGACCAGCGCCCGCATGCCGGATTATGCGCTGGGGTCACATGTCGCCCCGCTGGGCCTGAGCTTCGCGCAGGGTGCCCGGCTGGGCCCGCGCTTCGCGCAAGGCGCCTTCATCGGCGAGCACGGATCTTGGAACCGGCGCCCCGCCAGCGGCTACGCCGTGGTGTTCGTGCCCTTCGTCGACGGCCGGCCGGCGGGACACCCGGTCGACGTGCTCACCGGCTTCCGCTCACCGCAAGGTGACGCCCGGGGCCGCCCGGTCGGCGTCGCCGTCGCCGCCGACGGCGCGCTGCTGGTCGCCGACGACGTGGGCAACACCATCTGGCGGGTGACCGCCGCGAAGTAG
- the araD gene encoding L-arabinonate dehydratase, which yields MAANTRKSPKDLRSARWFGPDDLRSFGHRSRMMQLGYAEEDFRDRPVIGILNTWSELNSCHGHFRERAQDVKRGVLQAGGFPVELPSLSVDESFTKPTSMLYRNMLAMETEEMIRSHPLDGVVLMGGCDKTTPGLVMGALTAGVPMIYLPAGPMLRGHYAGRILGSGSDAWKYWDERRAGNISDDEWLGIQGGIARSVGTCMTMGTASTMTAITDAMGLTLPGASSIPAADAGHQRMSAECGRRIVDMVWTDLTPDRIVTAGAVRNAAIIAMATGCSTNAVVHLIAMARRAGVDFTLDDLDELGRTTPLIANVRPSGKDYLMEDFFYAGGLRALMKQMEARLDTSCLTVTGKTMGENLEGAVVYNDDVIRPLSNPVYHEGSLALLRGNLCPDGAVIKPAACDPKFHVHEGPALVFDSYPEMKKAIDDENLEVTPDHVLVLRNAGPQGGPGMPEWGMLPIPKALIKQGHRDMLRISDARMSGTSYGACVLHVAPEAYIGGPLALLRTGDIVRMDLPARRLDMLVDEAEIARRREARVPPEPRFARGWGWMFSQHVTQADKGCDFDYLERGFGPAAGEPDIF from the coding sequence ATGGCCGCCAATACCCGCAAAAGCCCGAAGGATCTGCGTTCCGCGCGCTGGTTCGGCCCCGATGACCTGCGCAGTTTCGGGCACCGTTCGCGCATGATGCAGCTCGGCTATGCCGAGGAGGATTTCCGCGACAGGCCGGTGATCGGCATCCTCAACACCTGGTCGGAGCTGAACTCCTGCCACGGGCATTTCCGAGAGCGCGCGCAGGACGTGAAGCGCGGCGTGCTGCAGGCGGGCGGCTTTCCGGTGGAACTGCCCTCGCTCTCGGTGGACGAGAGCTTCACCAAGCCCACCTCCATGCTCTACCGCAACATGCTGGCGATGGAGACGGAGGAGATGATCCGCTCGCACCCGCTCGACGGCGTGGTGCTGATGGGCGGCTGCGACAAGACCACCCCCGGCCTGGTGATGGGCGCGCTCACCGCCGGCGTGCCGATGATCTACCTGCCCGCCGGCCCGATGCTGCGCGGGCATTACGCCGGGCGCATCCTCGGCTCGGGCTCGGACGCGTGGAAATACTGGGACGAGCGCCGCGCCGGCAACATCTCGGATGACGAATGGCTGGGCATCCAGGGCGGCATCGCCCGCTCGGTGGGCACCTGCATGACCATGGGCACCGCCTCGACCATGACCGCGATCACCGACGCGATGGGCCTCACCCTGCCCGGCGCCTCGTCCATCCCGGCGGCCGATGCCGGGCATCAGCGCATGTCCGCGGAGTGTGGCCGCCGCATCGTCGACATGGTCTGGACCGACCTCACCCCGGACAGGATCGTGACGGCGGGCGCGGTGCGCAACGCCGCCATCATCGCCATGGCCACCGGCTGCTCCACCAATGCGGTGGTCCATCTCATCGCCATGGCCCGGCGCGCGGGCGTGGACTTCACCCTCGACGACCTCGACGAGCTGGGCCGCACGACGCCGCTCATCGCCAATGTCCGCCCCTCGGGCAAGGACTACCTGATGGAGGATTTCTTCTACGCCGGCGGCCTGCGCGCGCTGATGAAGCAGATGGAGGCGCGGCTCGACACCTCCTGCCTCACCGTCACCGGAAAGACCATGGGCGAGAACCTCGAAGGCGCCGTGGTCTACAATGACGACGTGATCCGCCCGCTCTCCAACCCGGTCTACCACGAAGGCTCGCTGGCGCTGCTGCGCGGCAACCTCTGCCCCGACGGCGCGGTGATCAAGCCCGCCGCCTGCGACCCGAAGTTCCACGTGCACGAGGGCCCGGCGCTGGTGTTCGACAGCTACCCGGAGATGAAGAAGGCCATCGACGACGAAAACCTCGAGGTCACCCCCGACCACGTGCTGGTGCTGCGCAACGCCGGGCCGCAGGGGGGGCCGGGCATGCCGGAATGGGGCATGCTCCCCATCCCCAAGGCGCTGATCAAGCAGGGACATCGCGACATGCTGCGGATTTCGGACGCGCGGATGTCGGGCACATCCTACGGCGCGTGCGTGCTGCATGTGGCGCCCGAGGCCTATATCGGCGGGCCGCTGGCGCTGCTCAGGACCGGCGACATCGTGCGCATGGACCTGCCGGCGCGTCGGCTCGACATGCTGGTGGACGAGGCCGAGATCGCCCGCCGTCGCGAAGCCCGCGTGCCGCCCGAGCCGCGCTTCGCCCGGGGCTGGGGCTGGATGTTCTCGCAACATGTCACCCAGGCCGACAAGGGCTGCGACTTCGACTATCTCGAACGCGGCTTCGGCCCCGCCGCAGGCGAGCCCGACATCTTCTGA
- a CDS encoding SDR family oxidoreductase: MERTALVVGASGIIGSATAAQLVAEGWPVAGLARRPVPRPGVTPVAADLQDPASLAAALGGMAPTHLFLTTWARQATEAENIRVNGTMIRNLLDALRPAGSLQHVALVTGLKHYLGPFEAYGRGVLPETPFRETQPRLDVENFYYAQEDAVFEAAARDGFGWSVHRPHTVIGKAVGNAMNMGTTLAVQASLCRETGRPFLFPGSAAQWTGLTDMTDARQLARHLLWAATTPAARDQAFNVVNGDVFRWSWMWERIAGWFGIDPVPFDGTVRPLESQMADDAPLWREIATKHGLAEPELARLASPWHTDADLGRPIEVVTDMSKSRRMGFAGYQATDDAFFDLFTRLRADRLIP, encoded by the coding sequence ATGGAACGAACCGCCCTCGTCGTCGGCGCCAGCGGCATCATCGGCAGCGCCACCGCGGCCCAACTGGTGGCGGAGGGCTGGCCGGTTGCCGGCCTCGCGCGCCGCCCGGTGCCCCGGCCCGGCGTGACCCCGGTCGCCGCCGACCTGCAGGACCCGGCCAGCCTCGCGGCGGCGCTCGGCGGCATGGCGCCCACGCACCTGTTCCTCACCACCTGGGCCCGGCAGGCCACCGAGGCCGAGAACATCCGTGTGAACGGCACGATGATCCGCAACCTGCTCGACGCGCTGCGCCCGGCCGGCAGCCTGCAGCATGTGGCCCTCGTCACCGGGCTGAAGCACTACCTCGGACCCTTCGAGGCCTATGGCAGGGGCGTGCTGCCCGAGACCCCGTTCCGCGAGACGCAGCCGCGCCTCGACGTGGAGAACTTCTACTACGCCCAGGAGGATGCCGTGTTCGAGGCCGCCGCCCGCGACGGCTTCGGCTGGAGCGTGCACCGCCCGCACACCGTGATCGGCAAGGCGGTGGGCAACGCGATGAACATGGGCACCACCCTCGCGGTGCAGGCCAGCCTGTGCCGGGAAACCGGCCGGCCGTTCCTGTTCCCCGGCTCCGCCGCGCAATGGACCGGGCTCACCGACATGACCGACGCGCGCCAGCTTGCCCGCCACCTGCTCTGGGCCGCCACCACCCCGGCCGCGCGCGACCAGGCCTTCAACGTGGTGAACGGCGACGTGTTCCGCTGGAGCTGGATGTGGGAGCGGATCGCCGGCTGGTTCGGCATCGACCCGGTGCCCTTCGACGGCACCGTCCGCCCGCTGGAATCGCAGATGGCCGACGACGCCCCGCTCTGGCGCGAGATCGCCACGAAGCACGGCCTGGCGGAGCCCGAGCTGGCCCGCCTGGCCTCGCCCTGGCACACGGACGCGGACCTGGGCCGGCCCATCGAGGTGGTGACGGACATGTCCAAGAGCCGCCGCATGGGCTTCGCCGGCTATCAGGCCACCGATGACGCTTTCTTCGACCTGTTCACCCGCCTGCGCGCGGACCGGCTGATCCCCTGA
- the queC gene encoding 7-cyano-7-deazaguanine synthase QueC has protein sequence MKTTVVCSGGLDSVSLAQMVAAEGRLSRLVSFDYGQRHAKELGFAAATATRLGVPHHVIDMRAIGAALTGSALTDDIDVPDGHYAEETMRITVVPNRNAIMLAIAFGVAAAEGDALVATAVHGGDHFIYPDCRPAFTEAFDRMQRAALDGYADVRLSTPFVHRTKADIVTEGARHGTPFAETWSCYKGGARHCGRCGTCVERREAFHIAGVADPTVYDDPEFWIAAVAGREGR, from the coding sequence ATGAAAACGACAGTTGTCTGCTCCGGCGGGCTCGATTCCGTTTCGCTCGCGCAGATGGTCGCGGCGGAGGGCCGGCTCTCGCGGCTGGTCTCCTTCGACTACGGCCAGCGCCACGCCAAGGAACTGGGCTTCGCCGCCGCCACCGCCACGCGCCTGGGCGTGCCGCACCACGTCATCGACATGCGCGCCATCGGCGCCGCCCTCACCGGCTCGGCGCTGACCGATGACATCGACGTGCCGGACGGCCATTACGCCGAAGAGACCATGCGCATCACCGTGGTGCCCAACCGCAACGCCATCATGCTGGCCATCGCCTTCGGGGTGGCGGCGGCGGAGGGGGATGCGCTGGTGGCCACCGCCGTGCACGGCGGCGACCATTTCATCTACCCCGACTGCCGCCCCGCCTTCACCGAGGCCTTCGATCGCATGCAGCGCGCGGCGCTGGACGGCTATGCCGACGTGCGCCTCTCCACCCCCTTCGTGCACCGCACCAAGGCCGATATCGTCACCGAAGGCGCGCGCCACGGCACGCCCTTCGCCGAGACCTGGTCCTGCTACAAGGGCGGCGCGCGGCATTGCGGGCGCTGCGGCACCTGCGTGGAACGGCGCGAGGCCTTCCACATCGCCGGCGTGGCGGACCCGACGGTCTACGACGACCCGGAGTTCTGGATCGCCGCCGTCGCGGGCCGGGAGGGCCGCTGA
- a CDS encoding 6-pyruvoyl trahydropterin synthase family protein — translation MFRISKEFHFSASHQLAHLAPDHQCARLHGHNYIVVVELVAAELSADGFVRDYHDLKPLKAYIDDRFDHRHLTDVLDGHSTAERLALHFYEWCRARWPETAAVKVSETPKTWAEYRP, via the coding sequence ATGTTCCGGATCTCAAAGGAATTCCACTTCTCCGCCTCCCACCAGCTCGCGCATCTGGCGCCCGACCACCAGTGCGCCCGGCTGCACGGGCACAATTACATCGTGGTGGTGGAGCTGGTGGCGGCGGAGCTTTCCGCCGACGGATTCGTGCGTGACTATCATGACCTGAAGCCGCTGAAGGCCTATATCGACGATCGCTTCGACCACCGGCACCTCACCGACGTGCTGGACGGGCATTCGACGGCCGAGCGCCTGGCTCTGCACTTCTACGAGTGGTGCCGGGCCCGCTGGCCGGAGACCGCCGCGGTGAAAGTGTCGGAAACGCCGAAGACCTGGGCCGAGTACCGGCCATGA
- the queE gene encoding 7-carboxy-7-deazaguanine synthase QueE encodes MTLRIAEIFGPTIQGEGALIGEPTVFVRAGGCDYRCSWCDSLHAVDSAFRSTWAPMTADAALAEVERLSGGQPLTVSLSGGNPAIQDFGPLISLGRARGYRFACETQGSVARPWFGDLATLVLSPKPPSSGQRVDWDAFAACVAAGAPAGQTVMKIVIFDEADLAWARDAAARHPGLPLYLQPGNPEVDPDRPVDPQALADRLLWLVERTTGRGWFTPRILPQLHVLIWGNRRGV; translated from the coding sequence ATGACCCTGCGCATCGCCGAGATCTTCGGCCCCACCATCCAGGGCGAGGGCGCGCTGATCGGCGAGCCGACGGTGTTCGTGCGCGCCGGCGGCTGCGACTACCGCTGCAGCTGGTGTGACAGCCTGCATGCGGTCGACAGCGCCTTCCGCAGCACCTGGGCACCGATGACGGCGGACGCGGCCCTTGCCGAGGTGGAACGCCTCTCCGGCGGCCAGCCGCTCACGGTGTCGCTCTCCGGCGGCAACCCGGCCATCCAGGATTTCGGCCCGCTGATCTCCCTCGGCCGGGCGCGGGGCTATCGTTTCGCCTGCGAAACGCAGGGCTCCGTGGCCCGCCCGTGGTTCGGCGATCTCGCCACGCTGGTCCTGTCGCCGAAGCCGCCCTCCAGCGGCCAGCGGGTGGACTGGGACGCCTTCGCCGCCTGTGTCGCGGCCGGGGCGCCCGCCGGGCAGACCGTGATGAAGATCGTGATCTTCGACGAGGCCGACCTCGCCTGGGCCCGCGACGCGGCCGCGCGCCACCCCGGCCTGCCGCTCTACCTTCAGCCCGGCAACCCGGAGGTGGACCCGGACCGGCCGGTGGACCCCCAGGCCCTGGCCGACCGGCTTCTGTGGCTGGTGGAGCGCACCACCGGGCGCGGCTGGTTCACCCCCCGCATCCTGCCGCAACTGCACGTCCTGATCTGGGGCAACCGCCGGGGCGTCTGA
- a CDS encoding dihydrodipicolinate synthase family protein has translation MALDLDTALTGISGILVTPYDAEGEIAPARLAPIIDRALAAGVHMPVVNGNTGEFYALTTEEACTMVREVVALVDGRAPVLAGVGRGIRDACRLARASAEAGATALMIHQPPDPFVSPRGTLDYVQAVHEAGGGLPVMLYLRNDAIGTRAIADLCALPGVRGVKWATPNPLKLAEAKAACDPSIVWVGGLAEVWAPPLYAVGARGFTSGLINVWPERSVAIHAALEAGDYASANTLIAGMRAFEDIRAEELNGTNVTGVKAALLATGQDCGPTRPPSAWPLTDAQQGRLDAFLKASALA, from the coding sequence ATGGCGCTCGACCTCGACACCGCCCTCACCGGCATTTCCGGCATCCTCGTGACGCCCTATGACGCGGAAGGCGAGATCGCGCCTGCGCGGCTCGCCCCGATCATCGACCGCGCGCTGGCCGCCGGGGTGCACATGCCGGTGGTCAACGGAAACACCGGCGAGTTCTACGCCCTCACCACCGAGGAGGCCTGCACCATGGTCCGCGAGGTGGTGGCCCTGGTGGACGGCCGCGCCCCGGTGCTGGCCGGCGTGGGCCGCGGCATCCGTGATGCCTGCCGCCTCGCCCGCGCCTCGGCCGAGGCGGGGGCGACGGCCCTGATGATCCACCAGCCGCCGGACCCGTTCGTCTCGCCGCGCGGCACGCTCGACTACGTGCAGGCGGTGCACGAGGCCGGCGGCGGCCTGCCGGTGATGCTGTATTTGCGCAACGACGCGATCGGCACCCGCGCCATCGCCGATCTCTGCGCCCTGCCCGGCGTGCGCGGGGTGAAATGGGCCACGCCCAACCCGCTGAAGCTCGCCGAGGCAAAGGCCGCCTGCGACCCCTCCATCGTCTGGGTCGGCGGGCTCGCCGAGGTCTGGGCCCCGCCGCTCTACGCCGTGGGGGCGCGGGGCTTCACCTCCGGGCTGATCAACGTCTGGCCGGAGCGTTCCGTGGCCATCCACGCGGCGCTGGAGGCGGGGGATTACGCCTCCGCCAACACGCTCATCGCCGGCATGCGCGCCTTCGAGGACATCCGCGCCGAAGAGCTCAACGGCACCAATGTCACCGGCGTGAAGGCCGCGCTGCTGGCCACGGGGCAGGATTGCGGCCCCACGCGCCCGCCCTCGGCCTGGCCGCTCACCGACGCCCAGCAGGGCCGGCTCGACGCTTTCCTGAAGGCCAGCGCGCTGGCCTGA
- a CDS encoding ribonuclease activity regulator RraA, which produces MNEATREMLMEVSVATLATALFKRGLRHQVIQGVKPLGWKGRNMVGPAFTLRYIPAREDRNSLTVFRNPEHPQRVAIETCPAGHVLVMDSRKQADAASAGDILVTRLMMRGGAGVVTDGGFRDAATIAGLEMPAYHTRPSSPTNLTNNEAIAINEPIGCGDAPVFPGDIIVGDADCVIVIPAGIADEVAAEATEMTVYEDFVVEQVKGGAGIIGLYPCTKDETREAFEAWRKTQNR; this is translated from the coding sequence ATGAATGAAGCTACCCGCGAAATGCTGATGGAGGTGTCGGTGGCGACCCTCGCCACCGCCCTGTTCAAGCGCGGCCTGCGCCACCAGGTGATCCAGGGCGTGAAGCCGCTGGGCTGGAAGGGGCGCAACATGGTGGGCCCGGCCTTCACCCTGCGCTACATCCCCGCCCGCGAGGACCGCAACAGCCTCACCGTGTTCCGCAACCCCGAGCACCCGCAGCGCGTGGCCATCGAGACCTGCCCCGCCGGCCACGTGCTGGTGATGGACAGCCGCAAGCAGGCCGATGCCGCCTCCGCCGGGGACATTCTCGTCACCCGGCTGATGATGCGCGGCGGCGCCGGCGTGGTGACCGATGGCGGCTTCCGCGACGCGGCCACCATCGCCGGGCTGGAGATGCCGGCCTATCACACCCGCCCCTCCTCGCCGACCAACCTCACCAACAACGAGGCCATCGCCATCAACGAGCCCATCGGCTGCGGCGATGCCCCGGTGTTCCCGGGTGACATCATCGTGGGCGATGCGGATTGCGTGATCGTCATCCCCGCCGGCATCGCCGACGAGGTGGCCGCCGAGGCGACGGAGATGACCGTCTACGAGGATTTCGTCGTCGAGCAGGTGAAGGGCGGCGCCGGGATCATCGGCCTCTACCCCTGCACGAAGGACGAGACTCGCGAGGCCTTCGAGGCCTGGCGCAAGACGCAGAACCGCTGA